The proteins below are encoded in one region of Apium graveolens cultivar Ventura chromosome 4, ASM990537v1, whole genome shotgun sequence:
- the LOC141721475 gene encoding uncharacterized protein LOC141721475, with protein MGQVFRKLFDTFFGNSEMRVVMLGLDAAGKTTILYKLHIGEVLSTVPTIGFNVEKVQYKNVMFTVWDVGGQEKLRPLWRHYFNNTDGLIYVVDSLDRERIDKAKAEFQAIIKDPFMLNSIILVFANKQDMKGAMSPMEVCEGLGLRDLKNRKWHIQGTCALKGDGLYEGLDWLASTLKELKATGYSSIGTSS; from the exons ATGGGACAGGTCTTTCGCAAGCTTTTCGATACGTTCTTCGGCAACAGTGAGATGCGT GTTGTAATGCTTGGGCTTGATGCAGCTGGAAAAACAACTATACTATACAAACTGCACATCGGAGAAGTTCTTTCAACTGTTCCCACAATAG GTTTTAATGTGGAGAAAGTTCAGTATAAGAATGTGATGTTCACTGTGTGGGATGTTGGTGGGCAAGAGAAATTAAGGCCATTGTGGAGGCATTACTTCAATAATACAGATGGACTG ATCTATGTTGTTGATTCTTTGGATCGTGAAAGGATTGATAAAGCTAAGGCAGAGTTCCAG GCAATTATTAAAGATCCGTTTATGCTTAATAGCATTATCTTGGTATTTGCGAACAAACAGGACATG AAAGGAGCAATGTCACCTATGGAGGTATGTGAAGGCCTGGGTCTTCGTGATCTTAAAAATAGGAAATGGCATATACAAGGGACTTGCGCTCTAAAGGGAGATGGTCTTTATGAAGGGTTGGACTGGTTGGCGAGCACTCTCAAGGAGTTGAAGGCTACTGGTTATTCCTCTATAGGCACCTCCTCCTGA